From Longimicrobiaceae bacterium, the proteins below share one genomic window:
- the dtd gene encoding D-aminoacyl-tRNA deacylase, translated as MRVVLQRVSRARVTVDDTVTGEIGRGLLLLVAFTEGDSEEALRWMADKVAGLRVFSDAEGKMNLSVDEVGGGLLVVSQFTLYGDSSKGRRPSFIQAAPPDIAIPLYERFIELLREPGRHVETGVFGAMMKVELVNDGPVTLVLER; from the coding sequence ATGCGTGTCGTACTTCAACGGGTGTCCCGGGCGCGCGTGACGGTTGACGACACGGTGACCGGGGAGATCGGGCGGGGGCTGCTGCTGCTGGTGGCGTTCACTGAAGGGGATTCGGAGGAAGCGCTGCGCTGGATGGCCGACAAGGTCGCCGGGCTGCGGGTCTTCTCCGACGCGGAGGGGAAGATGAACCTGTCCGTCGATGAGGTCGGCGGCGGTCTGCTCGTCGTTTCCCAGTTCACCCTGTATGGAGACAGCAGCAAGGGCCGCCGCCCGAGCTTCATTCAAGCCGCTCCGCCGGATATCGCAATCCCGTTGTACGAGCGGTTCATCGAGCTGCTGCGAGAGCCCGGGCGCCATGTCGAAACAGGCGTTTTCGGAGCCATGATGAAAGTGGAGCTGGTCAACGACGGCCCCGTGACGCTGGTGCTCGAGCGCTGA
- a CDS encoding Maf family protein, whose protein sequence is MRLAREIVTRYAPAADHPWMMNQAPSLILASRSPRRAELLSRLGLSFEIVPAEIDESYRGDEMPAVHAERLAREKAIAVAREYPHALVIGSDTIVIIDNLVLGKPADRAEAVRMLRRLADREHEVYTAVAVAQGTRIHSAVEPVRVRFRPLDDRECEDYADTGEPMDKAGAYGIQGFGSALVESIQGDYFAVMGLPVVRTLELLRRHGWRYAFGQGLVPATR, encoded by the coding sequence ATGCGGCTCGCGAGAGAGATCGTTACGCGTTATGCGCCCGCTGCCGACCACCCCTGGATGATGAACCAAGCGCCCTCGCTGATCCTCGCTTCGCGCTCCCCTCGGCGCGCCGAGCTGCTCTCGAGGTTGGGACTGAGCTTCGAGATCGTTCCGGCCGAGATCGATGAGAGCTACCGCGGCGACGAGATGCCGGCCGTGCACGCGGAGCGGCTCGCCCGGGAGAAAGCCATCGCGGTCGCCCGGGAATACCCTCACGCTCTGGTGATCGGGTCCGATACGATCGTCATCATCGACAACCTCGTCCTCGGCAAGCCAGCCGATCGCGCCGAGGCGGTGCGCATGTTGCGCCGCCTGGCGGACCGGGAGCACGAGGTCTACACCGCGGTGGCGGTGGCGCAGGGCACACGGATTCATTCCGCCGTGGAGCCGGTTCGCGTGCGCTTCCGCCCTCTCGACGACCGTGAATGCGAAGACTACGCGGACACGGGGGAGCCGATGGACAAGGCGGGCGCGTATGGCATCCAGGGCTTTGGCTCGGCGCTCGTCGAATCCATCCAGGGCGACTATTTCGCGGTGATGGGGCTGCCCGTCGTTCGCACCCTGGAGCTGCTGCGTCGGCACGGTTGGCGCTACGCTTTCGGACAGGGTCTCGTCCCCGCCACGCGGTGA
- a CDS encoding cytochrome c maturation protein CcmE: MKKQRKFLVGGVVVAGLVGYLMVTGMQDSMVYYHTPTELVAKAAADPSYGEVGVKVGGRVVPGTVHFDQRNLDLRFILADIENPDTRFPVHYQGPLPDTFQEGGDVVVEGKYSPGGEFEAVTLLTKCGSRYEAGPEAYQT, from the coding sequence GTGAAGAAGCAACGGAAGTTCCTGGTCGGGGGTGTGGTCGTCGCGGGCCTGGTCGGCTACCTCATGGTGACTGGCATGCAGGACTCGATGGTCTATTACCACACGCCCACCGAGCTGGTGGCGAAGGCCGCCGCGGATCCCAGCTACGGAGAGGTGGGCGTGAAGGTTGGAGGGCGAGTCGTCCCGGGGACCGTCCACTTCGACCAGCGCAACCTCGACCTCCGCTTCATCCTGGCCGACATCGAGAATCCGGATACTCGTTTTCCAGTGCACTACCAGGGCCCGCTGCCCGATACCTTCCAGGAGGGTGGGGACGTGGTCGTCGAGGGAAAGTACAGCCCGGGTGGTGAGTTCGAAGCAGTGACCCTCCTCACGAAGTGCGGCTCTCGCTACGAAGCCGGCCCGGAGGCATACCAGACGTGA